Proteins found in one Luteimonas chenhongjianii genomic segment:
- a CDS encoding S9 family peptidase — protein sequence MRRLPLSWVLACALVSPLALAQPAQPLTMERIMADPDWIGAPVERTWWRWDGQAAYYAQKREGSNVRDTWMQPLTGGAATRVEDGARAEIDGQGPISDATGTRMAFLRNGDLFVRDLRTGALTQITRTDAQEAQPQWTPAGGLVWRTGNDWFGWDAQRGTAQLASLKAEDDPTKPPKADDLRERQLRMIETLRVERDRREELRSQNEAWRRGDATRAPGPVFLGRDVTIAGSALSPAGDRMIVVTTAKSGNAGQDGKMPRYVTESGYEEFEDVRTRVGRNDPLPHTLWLVDVASGQVRELKTDALPGIASDPLADLRRAAGKDALKGNRPVRLELDGRGGGGGAIRWSDDGRNVALSIHSVDNKDRWLATVDLANASLQNRDRLSDQAWINWDFNEFGWLPDNRTLWFLSEATGYSHLYLNDGSRSRALTSGNWEVSSPVMSRDGTRFFFMCNRQWPGRYDVCSASGGSVAEVTNVGNVDDFALSPDETRLLLRTSSSYTPQQLAVADVAGGQVRVLTDTRSAEYKAYDWLQPEYVQIPSKHGAGTVWGKFYGPRTYEPGRKYPVVLFVHGAGYLQNVHERYPNYFREQMFHNLLVQQGYIVLDLDFRASSGYGRDWRTAIYRQMGHPELEDYLDGIDWLVDNHQADRDRVGIYGGSYGGFMTFMALFREPGKFKAGAALRPVTDWSQYNHAYTANILNTPDIDPEAYLKSSPMEYADRLQDNLLIAHGMIDDNVFYRDSVMMSQRLIELRKDKWELASYPLERHAYQHPASWYDQYRRIHELFERTLK from the coding sequence ATGCGTCGACTGCCGCTGAGCTGGGTGCTCGCCTGCGCCCTCGTGTCCCCTCTCGCCCTTGCGCAACCGGCGCAGCCGCTGACGATGGAGCGGATCATGGCCGATCCTGACTGGATCGGCGCCCCAGTTGAGCGTACGTGGTGGCGCTGGGACGGCCAGGCGGCGTACTACGCGCAAAAGCGGGAAGGCAGCAATGTCCGCGACACCTGGATGCAGCCGCTCACCGGCGGCGCCGCCACGCGTGTCGAGGACGGTGCGCGCGCCGAAATCGACGGCCAGGGCCCCATCTCCGATGCGACCGGCACGCGCATGGCCTTCCTGCGCAACGGCGACCTGTTCGTGCGCGACCTGCGTACCGGCGCGCTGACCCAGATCACCCGCACCGACGCGCAGGAGGCCCAGCCGCAGTGGACCCCGGCCGGCGGGCTGGTGTGGCGCACCGGCAACGACTGGTTCGGCTGGGACGCGCAGCGTGGCACCGCCCAGCTCGCGAGCCTCAAGGCCGAGGACGATCCCACGAAGCCGCCGAAGGCCGACGATCTGCGTGAGCGCCAGCTGCGCATGATCGAGACCCTGCGGGTCGAACGCGACCGCCGCGAGGAATTGCGCAGCCAGAACGAGGCCTGGCGCCGCGGCGATGCCACGCGCGCGCCCGGCCCGGTGTTCCTCGGCAGGGACGTGACGATTGCCGGCAGCGCGCTGTCTCCTGCCGGCGACCGGATGATCGTGGTCACCACCGCCAAGAGCGGCAACGCGGGGCAGGACGGCAAGATGCCCAGGTACGTGACCGAGTCGGGCTATGAGGAATTCGAGGACGTCCGCACGCGCGTGGGCCGCAACGATCCGCTGCCGCATACGCTGTGGCTGGTGGATGTGGCCAGCGGCCAGGTCCGCGAGCTCAAGACCGATGCCCTGCCCGGCATCGCCAGCGACCCGCTGGCCGATCTGCGCCGCGCCGCCGGCAAGGATGCGCTCAAGGGCAACCGCCCGGTGCGCCTGGAACTCGATGGCCGCGGCGGCGGGGGCGGGGCGATCCGCTGGAGCGATGACGGCCGCAACGTCGCGCTGTCGATCCACTCGGTCGACAACAAGGACCGCTGGCTGGCCACGGTCGACCTCGCGAACGCCTCGCTGCAGAACCGCGACCGCCTGAGCGACCAGGCGTGGATCAACTGGGACTTCAACGAGTTCGGCTGGCTGCCCGACAACCGCACGTTGTGGTTCCTGTCCGAGGCCACCGGCTATTCGCACCTCTATCTCAACGACGGCAGCCGCTCGCGCGCGCTCACGTCCGGCAACTGGGAGGTGTCCTCGCCGGTGATGTCACGCGACGGCACGCGCTTCTTCTTCATGTGCAACCGCCAGTGGCCGGGCCGCTATGACGTCTGCAGCGCCTCCGGCGGCAGCGTCGCCGAGGTCACCAATGTCGGCAACGTCGACGACTTCGCCCTCTCGCCGGACGAGACCCGACTGCTGCTGCGCACATCCAGCAGCTACACGCCGCAGCAGCTTGCCGTCGCCGACGTCGCGGGTGGCCAGGTGCGCGTGCTCACCGACACCCGCAGCGCCGAGTACAAGGCCTACGACTGGCTGCAGCCCGAGTACGTCCAGATCCCGTCCAAGCACGGCGCCGGCACCGTCTGGGGCAAGTTCTACGGCCCCAGGACCTACGAGCCCGGCCGCAAGTACCCGGTCGTGCTGTTCGTCCATGGCGCCGGTTACCTGCAGAACGTGCACGAGCGTTATCCGAACTACTTCCGCGAGCAGATGTTCCACAACCTGCTGGTGCAGCAGGGCTACATCGTGCTGGACCTCGATTTCCGCGCCTCCAGCGGCTACGGCCGCGACTGGCGCACGGCGATCTACCGGCAGATGGGCCACCCGGAACTCGAGGACTATCTCGACGGCATCGACTGGCTGGTCGACAACCACCAGGCCGATCGCGACCGCGTGGGCATCTACGGCGGCAGCTATGGCGGCTTCATGACCTTCATGGCGCTGTTCCGCGAGCCGGGCAAGTTCAAGGCGGGCGCGGCGTTGCGTCCGGTAACGGACTGGTCGCAGTACAACCACGCCTACACCGCCAATATCCTCAACACGCCGGACATCGATCCCGAGGCTTATCTGAAGTCCTCGCCGATGGAATACGCCGACCGCCTGCAGGACAACCTGCTGATCGCGCACGGCATGATCGACGACAACGTGTTCTATCGCGACTCGGTGATGATGTCCCAGCGCCTGATCGAGCTGCGCAAGGACAAGTGGGAACTGGCGAGCTATCCGCTCGAGCGTCATGCCTACCAGCATCCCGCCTCCTGGTACGACCAGTACCGCCGCATCCATGAGCTGTTCGAGCGCACGCTGAAATGA
- the hemF gene encoding oxygen-dependent coproporphyrinogen oxidase: MNDFDTIRDYLTGLQDRICQAIEGADGRARFTEDLWERAEGGGGRTRVLRDGAVFEQAGIGFSDVSGAALPPSASANRPELAGASWRACGVSLVFHPRNPYLPTTHANVRHFRAMRDGETVASWFGGGFDLTPFYPVDEDVLHWHRTARELCEPFGGQARYEAHKQWCDEYFFLRHRNETRGVGGLFFDDLHGDFDQDFAYMRAVGDGFLDAYLPIVARRKDMTYGEREREFQLYRRGRYVEFNLVYDRGTLFGLQSGGRAESILMSLPPRVRWEYGFTPEAGSDEARLAAYLHPRDWLSELA; encoded by the coding sequence ATGAACGATTTCGACACCATCCGCGATTACCTCACCGGCCTGCAGGACCGGATCTGCCAGGCCATCGAGGGCGCCGACGGACGCGCCCGCTTCACCGAGGACCTGTGGGAGCGTGCCGAAGGCGGCGGCGGCCGCACCCGCGTCCTGCGCGATGGGGCGGTCTTCGAACAGGCAGGCATCGGCTTTTCCGACGTCTCCGGCGCGGCATTGCCGCCTTCGGCGAGCGCCAACCGCCCCGAGCTCGCCGGCGCTTCATGGCGCGCCTGCGGCGTGTCGCTGGTGTTCCACCCCCGCAACCCCTACCTGCCGACCACCCACGCCAACGTGCGCCATTTCCGCGCGATGCGCGATGGCGAGACCGTGGCCTCGTGGTTCGGTGGCGGCTTCGACCTGACCCCGTTCTATCCGGTCGACGAGGACGTGCTGCACTGGCACCGCACCGCACGGGAGCTGTGCGAGCCTTTCGGCGGACAGGCGCGCTACGAGGCTCACAAGCAATGGTGCGACGAGTATTTCTTCCTCAGGCACCGCAACGAGACGCGCGGTGTCGGCGGCCTGTTCTTCGACGACCTGCACGGTGATTTCGACCAGGACTTCGCATATATGCGCGCGGTCGGTGACGGATTCCTCGATGCCTACCTGCCGATCGTCGCGCGCCGCAAGGACATGACGTATGGCGAGCGCGAACGCGAATTCCAGCTCTACCGGCGCGGCCGCTATGTCGAGTTCAACCTGGTCTACGACCGTGGAACCCTGTTCGGGCTGCAGTCGGGCGGCCGCGCCGAATCGATCCTGATGAGCCTGCCGCCGCGCGTGCGCTGGGAATACGGCTTCACGCCCGAGGCCGGCAGCGACGAGGCACGCCTCGCCGCCTACCTGCATCCGCGCGACTGGCTGTCCGAACTCGCCTGA
- a CDS encoding RluA family pseudouridine synthase, with the protein MRSEVAPGGLHVLHVDAHLLAFDKPGGLLSVPGRGADKQDCLAARVLAQWPDARVVHRLDQATSGVIVFARGPDMQRRLGAAFEQRRIDKAYIAIVDGWLAEAAGLIDLPVGADWPNRPRQAVDQLNGKPARTRWRLLEHLLAADDAPCTRLALAPETGRTHQLRVHLQAVGHPILGDTLYAPPETTARAHRLLLHAEALVFDHPHTGERLRIASSAPF; encoded by the coding sequence ATGCGTTCGGAGGTCGCGCCCGGCGGCCTGCACGTACTGCATGTGGATGCGCACCTGCTGGCCTTCGACAAGCCCGGCGGCCTGCTGTCGGTGCCCGGCCGCGGCGCCGACAAGCAGGACTGCCTCGCCGCACGGGTGCTCGCGCAATGGCCCGACGCACGGGTCGTCCACCGCCTGGACCAGGCGACCTCGGGCGTCATCGTGTTCGCACGTGGGCCGGACATGCAGCGCAGGCTCGGCGCGGCCTTCGAACAGCGGCGCATCGACAAGGCCTACATCGCCATCGTCGACGGCTGGCTGGCCGAGGCCGCCGGCCTGATCGACCTGCCCGTAGGGGCCGACTGGCCGAACCGGCCGCGACAGGCGGTCGACCAGCTGAACGGCAAACCGGCGCGTACCCGGTGGCGCCTCTTGGAGCACCTGCTGGCCGCCGATGACGCCCCCTGCACGCGTCTGGCCCTGGCGCCGGAGACAGGCCGCACCCACCAGTTGCGTGTTCACTTGCAGGCGGTCGGCCACCCTATCCTGGGCGACACCCTGTATGCGCCTCCCGAGACGACCGCCCGCGCACACCGCCTGCTGCTGCACGCCGAGGCACTGGTCTTCGATCATCCGCACACCGGGGAGCGCTTGCGCATCGCGTCGAGCGCACCGTTCTGA
- the polA gene encoding DNA polymerase I, translated as MKRLILIDGSSYLYRAFHALPPLTNAQGEPTGALFGIVNMLRATIKEAPDFAAFVVDAPGRTFRDDLYAAYKANRPPMPDELRAQVEPMCTIVEALGFPILRIGGVEADDVIGTLALQASEAGIDVTISTGDKDFAQLVRPRITLVNTMSGSRMDSEQSVVDKFGVRPDQIADLLALMGDSIDNIPGVAKCGPKTAAKWLVEYESLDGVIANAGNIKGKIGENLREVLGQLPLSRELATIKTGVELDCTAESLVLRERDTDALRVLYARYGFNQALRDLDGGTAASAPAIAAAAPLSAPASLDPALSGDGEYETVTTRERLDAWVQQLQAADEFALDTETDALDAMRSGLVGLSVAVEPGRAAYIPVAHDYPGAPQQLDRAEVLDALRPLLEDPGKRKLGQHGKYDIHVLRRHGVELRGYADDTLLESFVLDAGIARHDLDSLARRHLGRDTIKFEDVAGKGAKQISFAQVAIDDATRYAAEDADITLRLHRVLKPRVEADPGLARVYGEIEIPLVPVLARIEANGVMVDGEELRRQSADLSRRMLAAQQKATELAGRAFNLDSPKQLCALLFEELGLPAVVKTPKGQPSTNEEALEAIADQHELPRVILEYRGLAKLRSTYTDKLPEMVNATTGRVHTSYHQAGAATGRLSSSDPNLQNIPIRTDDGRRIRRAFVAPPGRKLIACDYSQIELRIMAHLSEDPGLVRAFESGVDVHRATAAEVFGRPLDEVTINERRAAKAINFGLMYGMSAFGLARNLGISRGEAQDYIALYFSRYPGVRDFMERTRQQARECGYVETVFGRRLTLDFIQKGNASQRAGAERAAINAPMQGTAADIIKRAMIRVDGWIAAHAARAKMILQVHDELVFESDLDFVETLRTQVVELMTGAADLRVPLVVDSGVGDNWDEAH; from the coding sequence ATGAAACGCCTCATCCTGATCGACGGGTCCTCGTACCTGTATCGCGCCTTCCACGCGCTGCCACCTCTCACCAATGCGCAAGGCGAGCCCACCGGCGCATTGTTCGGCATCGTCAACATGCTGCGGGCCACGATCAAGGAAGCGCCGGACTTCGCCGCCTTTGTCGTCGACGCGCCCGGCCGCACGTTCCGCGACGACCTCTACGCCGCCTACAAGGCCAATCGCCCGCCGATGCCCGACGAACTGCGCGCGCAGGTCGAGCCCATGTGCACGATCGTCGAGGCGCTGGGCTTTCCGATCCTGCGCATCGGGGGCGTCGAGGCCGACGATGTCATCGGCACCCTGGCACTGCAGGCGAGCGAGGCCGGCATCGACGTCACCATCTCGACCGGCGACAAGGACTTCGCCCAGCTCGTGCGTCCGCGCATCACGCTCGTCAATACGATGAGCGGCAGCCGCATGGACAGCGAGCAGAGCGTGGTCGACAAGTTCGGCGTCCGCCCGGACCAGATCGCCGACCTGCTCGCCCTGATGGGCGACAGCATCGACAACATCCCCGGCGTGGCCAAGTGCGGGCCGAAGACCGCGGCCAAGTGGCTGGTCGAATACGAATCGCTCGATGGCGTGATCGCGAACGCGGGCAACATCAAGGGCAAGATCGGCGAGAACCTGCGCGAGGTGCTCGGGCAGCTGCCCCTGAGCCGCGAGCTGGCGACGATCAAGACCGGTGTCGAACTCGACTGCACGGCAGAATCCCTGGTGTTGCGCGAGCGCGATACCGACGCCTTGCGCGTGCTGTACGCGCGCTACGGATTCAACCAGGCGCTGCGCGACCTCGACGGTGGGACGGCCGCTTCGGCGCCCGCCATCGCGGCGGCGGCGCCGCTGTCGGCGCCTGCATCGCTCGATCCCGCGCTGTCGGGGGACGGCGAGTACGAGACCGTGACCACACGAGAGCGTCTCGATGCCTGGGTCCAGCAGCTGCAGGCGGCCGACGAGTTCGCGCTGGATACCGAGACCGATGCGCTCGACGCCATGCGCTCCGGCCTCGTCGGCCTGAGCGTGGCGGTGGAGCCCGGTCGCGCCGCCTACATCCCGGTCGCCCACGATTATCCCGGTGCTCCGCAGCAGCTCGACCGCGCCGAAGTGCTCGACGCGCTGCGCCCGCTGCTCGAGGATCCGGGCAAGCGCAAGCTCGGCCAGCACGGCAAATACGACATCCATGTCCTGCGCCGGCACGGCGTCGAGTTGCGCGGCTACGCCGACGACACCCTGCTGGAGAGCTTCGTGCTGGATGCGGGCATTGCCCGCCACGATCTCGATTCGCTGGCCCGGCGCCATCTCGGCCGCGACACGATCAAGTTCGAGGACGTCGCCGGCAAGGGTGCCAAGCAGATCTCGTTCGCCCAGGTCGCGATCGACGACGCGACGCGATATGCCGCCGAGGATGCCGATATCACCCTGCGGCTGCACCGCGTTCTCAAGCCACGCGTCGAGGCCGATCCGGGGCTCGCCCGCGTGTACGGCGAGATCGAGATTCCGCTGGTGCCGGTGCTCGCGCGCATCGAAGCCAATGGGGTCATGGTCGATGGCGAAGAACTGCGCAGGCAGAGCGCCGACCTGTCGCGGCGCATGCTCGCCGCCCAGCAGAAGGCCACCGAACTCGCCGGCCGCGCCTTCAATCTCGATTCGCCCAAGCAACTCTGCGCGCTGCTGTTCGAGGAACTGGGCCTGCCCGCCGTGGTCAAGACGCCCAAGGGTCAGCCGAGCACCAACGAAGAAGCGCTCGAAGCGATCGCCGACCAGCACGAACTGCCGCGCGTGATCCTCGAATACCGCGGCCTCGCCAAGCTGCGCAGCACCTATACCGACAAGCTTCCGGAAATGGTCAACGCCACCACCGGGCGCGTGCACACCAGCTACCACCAGGCGGGCGCCGCTACGGGCCGATTGTCGTCGAGCGATCCCAACCTGCAGAACATCCCGATCCGCACCGACGACGGTCGCCGCATCCGCCGCGCCTTCGTCGCCCCGCCCGGCCGCAAGCTGATCGCCTGTGACTACTCGCAGATCGAGCTGCGGATCATGGCCCACCTGTCGGAGGATCCCGGCCTGGTCCGGGCCTTCGAATCCGGCGTGGACGTCCATCGCGCCACTGCCGCCGAAGTCTTCGGCCGCCCGCTCGACGAAGTCACGATCAATGAGCGCCGCGCGGCGAAGGCCATCAACTTCGGGCTGATGTACGGCATGAGCGCGTTCGGCCTGGCGCGCAACCTCGGCATCAGCCGCGGCGAGGCGCAGGACTACATCGCGCTGTACTTCTCGCGCTATCCCGGGGTGCGCGATTTCATGGAACGCACCCGTCAGCAGGCGCGCGAGTGCGGTTACGTCGAAACCGTGTTCGGCCGTCGCCTGACCCTCGACTTCATCCAGAAGGGCAACGCCTCGCAGCGCGCCGGCGCCGAGCGTGCGGCGATCAACGCACCGATGCAGGGCACGGCGGCCGACATCATCAAGCGGGCGATGATCCGCGTGGACGGCTGGATCGCCGCACACGCGGCGCGTGCCAAGATGATCCTGCAGGTGCATGACGAACTTGTTTTCGAGTCCGATCTCGACTTCGTGGAAACGTTGCGTACCCAGGTCGTCGAACTGATGACCGGGGCGGCGGATCTGCGGGTGCCGCTTGTCGTCGACAGCGGCGTCGGCGACAACTGGGACGAGGCACATTGA
- a CDS encoding oxidoreductase gives MEDGLQVALVGYGLAGRVFHAPLIEATPGLRLHTVVSSNADKVHADFADARVAADPGMAFADPAIDLAVIASPNHTHAPLAIAALAAGRHVVVDKPFALDLDEARAMAAAARRADRLLTVFHNRRWDADFLALRALVAAGALGDIAELHSHFDRFRPQVVDRWRERPGPGAGLWLDLGPHLVDQALQLFGLPDAVQADIAIQRESAEVDDFFHVVLRYARLRVVLHAGALVLGAGLRFAVHGTRGSWFKHGLDPQEAALRTGAIPTGDGWGVDTAPGRLLQVDAEGTLREMPSPAPAGDYPAFYAGVRDAISSGAAPPVTLDESLAVMRVLQAGHDSAASGRVVRP, from the coding sequence GTGGAGGACGGCCTGCAGGTGGCGCTGGTCGGCTACGGCCTCGCCGGGCGGGTCTTCCACGCGCCGCTGATCGAGGCGACACCGGGCCTGCGGCTGCATACCGTAGTGTCGAGCAACGCCGACAAGGTCCATGCGGATTTCGCAGATGCCCGGGTCGCCGCCGATCCCGGGATGGCCTTCGCCGACCCTGCAATCGACCTCGCGGTGATCGCGTCGCCGAACCACACGCATGCGCCACTGGCGATCGCCGCGCTCGCCGCTGGTCGTCATGTGGTGGTCGACAAGCCGTTCGCGCTGGATCTCGACGAGGCCCGCGCGATGGCTGCAGCCGCGCGGCGTGCCGACCGCCTGCTCACCGTGTTCCACAACCGGCGCTGGGATGCGGATTTCCTGGCGCTGCGTGCGCTGGTCGCCGCAGGCGCGCTCGGCGATATCGCCGAGCTGCATTCGCATTTCGACCGCTTCCGGCCGCAGGTGGTCGATCGCTGGCGCGAACGCCCCGGCCCCGGCGCGGGGCTATGGCTCGACCTGGGCCCGCATCTCGTCGATCAGGCCCTGCAGTTGTTCGGCCTGCCCGATGCGGTGCAGGCCGATATCGCGATCCAGCGCGAATCGGCCGAGGTCGATGATTTCTTCCACGTGGTGCTGCGCTATGCGCGCCTGCGCGTGGTGCTGCATGCCGGCGCCCTGGTGCTCGGCGCCGGACTGCGCTTCGCGGTGCACGGCACACGCGGCAGCTGGTTCAAGCACGGGCTCGATCCGCAGGAAGCCGCGCTGCGGACAGGGGCGATTCCAACCGGCGATGGCTGGGGCGTCGACACGGCGCCGGGACGACTGCTGCAGGTGGACGCCGAAGGCACACTTCGGGAGATGCCATCGCCCGCGCCGGCCGGCGACTACCCCGCGTTCTACGCCGGGGTCCGCGATGCGATCAGCTCTGGCGCCGCGCCGCCGGTGACGCTCGACGAATCGCTCGCCGTGATGCGGGTGCTGCAGGCGGGGCACGACAGCGCTGCGAGTGGGCGGGTCGTCAGACCCTAG
- a CDS encoding S46 family peptidase codes for MAPAASAFTRSRPVRSRHLLAVCIGGLLGAPAVLADEGMWTLDNLPKAALQSQYGFKPDQAWIDHAMQASVRLAGGCSGSFVSPDGLVLTNAHCVVGCVQGLSSAERDLQNDGFVARAREEELQCPAEELNVLREITDVSGRLASAAAGKQGQAYVDARNAEKSRIESECVGDDEAKTRCDVVELYNGGQQHLYRYHRYSDVRLVFSPEYSVGFFGGDPDNFNFPRYNLDAALLRAYEDGKPAQVDHHFTIKPEGAEAGELVMVTGHPGRTQRQLTVAQLETVRDVSLINTLLWLAERRAMLGQYGRSSEEAARQAQSDLTFTDNSYKVVRGQLQALLDPQVFAGKRAEEARLREGVDAAPWNEVEAAQVTARQLAVPYMLLEQGRGFDSRLFGIARTLVRGADERAKPNESRLPEYQEAGQGRLQQTLLSKAPVYPEYEIAKLTWSLTKFRELLGTDDPLVKAVLGTQSPAQVATALVEGSNLADVAERERLWNGGAAAIEASDDPFIRLARIVDAPARAVRKRQESEVSSIESRAATQIAKVRFDKLGTTVYPDATFTLRLSYGDVAGWDENGKPIEPFTTMGGVFARNTGAEPYALPKRWLDAQGRIAQDTPFNFVSTNDIIGGNSGSPVINRDAEVVGLAFDGNIHSLGGNFWYDPRLNRTVSVHSAAIIESLKSVYGADALVEELLQK; via the coding sequence ATGGCGCCTGCCGCTTCCGCGTTCACCCGATCGCGCCCCGTCCGCTCCCGCCATCTGCTTGCCGTGTGCATCGGCGGCCTGCTCGGCGCACCGGCGGTCCTCGCCGACGAAGGCATGTGGACGCTCGACAACCTGCCCAAGGCCGCCTTGCAGTCGCAGTACGGCTTCAAGCCCGACCAGGCCTGGATCGACCATGCGATGCAGGCCTCGGTGCGACTGGCTGGCGGTTGTTCGGGGTCGTTCGTCTCCCCGGACGGCCTGGTGCTCACCAACGCCCACTGCGTCGTCGGCTGCGTGCAGGGTCTGTCCTCGGCCGAGCGCGACCTGCAGAACGACGGCTTTGTCGCCCGGGCGCGCGAGGAGGAGCTGCAATGTCCTGCCGAGGAACTCAACGTGCTGCGCGAGATCACCGACGTCAGCGGGCGTCTGGCCAGCGCGGCCGCCGGCAAGCAGGGCCAGGCCTACGTGGACGCCCGCAATGCCGAGAAGAGCCGTATCGAGTCGGAATGCGTGGGCGACGACGAGGCGAAGACGCGCTGCGATGTGGTCGAGCTCTACAACGGCGGCCAGCAGCACCTCTATCGCTACCACCGCTATTCCGACGTGCGCCTGGTGTTCAGCCCCGAGTACTCGGTCGGTTTCTTCGGCGGCGATCCGGACAATTTCAACTTCCCGCGCTACAACCTCGACGCGGCGTTGCTGCGCGCCTACGAGGACGGCAAGCCGGCGCAGGTCGACCATCACTTCACGATCAAGCCCGAAGGCGCCGAGGCGGGCGAACTGGTCATGGTCACCGGCCACCCCGGTCGCACCCAGCGCCAGCTCACCGTGGCGCAGCTCGAGACCGTGCGCGACGTCAGTCTGATCAACACCCTGCTGTGGCTGGCCGAACGCCGGGCGATGCTCGGCCAGTACGGCCGCAGCAGCGAGGAGGCCGCGCGCCAGGCGCAGTCGGACCTCACCTTCACCGACAACAGTTACAAGGTTGTCCGCGGCCAGCTGCAGGCGCTGCTCGATCCGCAGGTCTTCGCCGGCAAGCGTGCCGAGGAAGCGCGCCTGCGCGAAGGCGTCGACGCCGCGCCGTGGAACGAGGTCGAGGCCGCGCAGGTCACCGCGCGCCAGTTGGCGGTCCCCTACATGCTGCTCGAGCAGGGCCGCGGTTTCGACTCGCGCCTGTTCGGCATCGCGCGCACCCTGGTGCGGGGCGCTGACGAGCGCGCCAAGCCCAACGAGTCGCGCCTGCCCGAGTACCAGGAGGCCGGTCAGGGCCGCCTGCAGCAGACACTGTTGAGCAAGGCGCCGGTCTATCCGGAATACGAGATCGCCAAGCTGACGTGGTCGCTGACCAAGTTCCGCGAGTTGCTGGGCACCGACGACCCGCTGGTCAAGGCCGTACTCGGCACGCAGTCGCCGGCGCAGGTGGCCACCGCACTGGTCGAAGGTTCGAACCTGGCCGATGTCGCCGAGCGCGAGCGTCTCTGGAACGGTGGCGCGGCGGCCATCGAGGCCTCGGACGATCCCTTCATCCGCCTCGCTCGCATTGTCGATGCGCCGGCCCGCGCGGTGCGCAAGCGCCAAGAATCGGAAGTGTCGTCGATCGAATCGCGCGCGGCCACGCAGATCGCCAAGGTGCGCTTCGACAAGCTTGGCACCACGGTCTATCCGGATGCGACGTTCACGCTGCGCCTGTCCTACGGCGATGTCGCCGGCTGGGACGAAAACGGCAAGCCGATCGAACCCTTCACGACGATGGGCGGCGTGTTCGCCCGCAACACCGGCGCCGAACCCTACGCGCTGCCCAAGCGTTGGCTGGACGCCCAGGGCCGGATCGCCCAGGACACGCCGTTCAACTTCGTCAGCACCAACGACATCATCGGCGGCAATTCCGGCAGCCCGGTCATCAACCGCGATGCCGAGGTCGTCGGGCTGGCGTTCGACGGCAACATCCACTCGCTGGGCGGCAACTTCTGGTACGACCCGCGCCTCAACCGCACGGTCTCGGTGCACAGCGCGGCGATCATCGAGTCGCTGAAGTCGGTGTACGGGGCGGATGCGCTGGTGGAGGAACTGCTGCAGAAGTAA
- a CDS encoding DUF2782 domain-containing protein: MHRFRTALLAAALCGLTACATTGDGLPEGIPADAEQVTRREANGDQITEYRIAGQLRAVQVVPSRGPTYYLYDRDGDGSIDNEGDDVPQTYYRLFSW; encoded by the coding sequence ATGCACCGCTTCCGCACCGCCCTGCTCGCTGCTGCCCTGTGCGGCCTGACCGCTTGTGCGACGACCGGCGACGGCCTGCCTGAAGGCATTCCGGCCGATGCCGAGCAGGTGACCCGCAGGGAAGCCAATGGCGACCAGATCACCGAATACCGGATCGCGGGCCAGCTGCGCGCCGTGCAGGTCGTGCCCTCGCGCGGTCCGACCTATTACCTGTACGACCGCGACGGCGACGGCAGCATCGACAACGAAGGCGACGACGTGCCGCAGACCTATTACCGCCTCTTCAGCTGGTAG